In the genome of Dyadobacter fermentans DSM 18053, the window TGGCGAATGCCGAACAGGAATATCCTCACCCGTGGATTAATGAGGAATATGCTGGCTTACGGCAGCTTCACATTGCTTGGCGGAATAGGCGTGAACCTCATGCTGTTCATCGACCGATCCATGCTGGCCGGCGAGCGCGGACTCATTCAAACGGGGATTTTTATCATTGCAGCATACATCGCGGGCGTGATCGAAATTCCGAAAAAAGCTATTTCCCAAATTTCAATTCCGCTGCTTTCGACATCACTTACTAAGGGTGATTTCGAGCATGTGCGGTTAATTAACCGAAAATCGGCGCTCAACCAGCTGATTGCTGGCGGGCTGTTTTTTTTACTGATTTGGAGTAGTATTGATGAAATTTTTTACCTGATTCCCAAAGGTGAAACTTACCGGGAAGGAAAACTGGTCGTTCTTTTTCTGGCAATGGTAAAAGTATTTGATACAGCAACCGGCCTCAATACGGAAATCATTCTTTATTCGAGATTCTTCAAATTCGCGACCTATTTCATTATTGGTTCTGCTATTCTCGGCTTCTTTTTGAATGTATGGCTAATTCCGATTTACGGTTTCATCGGAGCGGCGCTGGCCACGATGTTAACCACATTAATATATTCACTCGTAAGGCTTTTCTTCGTGTGGCGTAAATTTCAGGTGCAGCCATTTACAATTGGTACTTTGAAAGTAACTCTGGTTTTAGCACTGCTTTACCTGACTACTTTCCTTGAACCGGAATATACTTTTACGAAATGGTCTGCGATGATGGCAATAGCCGTCCGGTCGGCAGTGTTTTGTCTGGCTTATGCGATACTGATTTTAAAATTGAGAGTGTCCGAAGAAATCGAGGGGATTTTTAACAACCTGAAAGCCCGCTTTTTATAATGCATTCAAATTGAAAAATGCATTCGGCTGCATCAGATCAGTTGTTTACGGAAACTGATTTTTCTGCCCATCTGAATGCGGCTTTTCACAAATTCAATATCTTTGAGATAAATCGTATTCTGAGGATTGGTGGTTGCCAGTTTTTCTAACTTCCTTTTAAAGGGATCGTAGCTGTATGGTGCAAATCCCAGGCTAAGCAGCTTATCGTGCAGGTAATTCTGCCCGAATTCGTATTGATCGGATAGGCCATTGGTTTCCATGATAATGACCCGCAGCTCCGGTCTGGCCAGTACTTCCGGCGCACCGTTTATCACATTGGCTTCGAACCCTTCCACGTCGATTTTGAGGAAGTTGACGTGTTTTTGGGCTAATAAACGGTCCAGCGAGTTTACAGCCACCTCGGTGGTATCCCCGTGAAAGTCCTCGCCGCTGCTGATCACGTGATTGACGGCATCCAGGCTGTTGGAAAAAACGAGTACTTCCTCCTTGTCGCCCACGCCCATATTCAGCAGCTCGGCACGGTCCTGCAAGCCATTATAAGCAACATTCCGCGAAAGTTTGGAATAGGTAGACGGGATCGGTTCAAATGCAATCGCTTGTGAGCCGGCAACGCCCGCGGCCAGCACGGTATACACGCCCACATTCGCGCCCACATCTACAAAAGTGTCCTCCGGGCGCAGGTAATGCATCAGGAAAAACATTTCGTACAGGTCATACAAGCCGGTGTAGACTTGAAGTTCCGCACTGGACATGCCTTTTTCAACAACCAGCGAAGTATTTTCGACAAACGGGTAGACAATCGGATGGCGGTGCAGGCGGATGACCACGCCCCTTGTAAAGAAGGTCAGGAGCGCACTGATCTTTTTATTCTGGTTAAGCGGGTGACTCAGTATGGTCTTGATGGTCTTTAACTTCATTCGAATGTCAACGGTTTTCAGGCCGCGCTGGGAAATTTGAGGCTACTAATGTAGCATATTTGGCTGCTGTAAGCAAAATCCCGCCGCCAGCCACGGCCCGGCCAGCTAGTAAACGACCATCACGCTGCCTTTTTGGATCAGCTTTTCACCCGACAGAATTCTGAATGCGTAGCTGCCCGACGGAACAACTTTGCCCCGGTAAGTACCGTCCCATTCGTGGCCGCCGCTTTTGGAAGCGTATATCACTTCGCCCCAGCGGTTGAAGACCATTAAACGGAAGTCTTTGATGCTGTCGGTGTTATAAATCTTCCAACTGTCGTTCTTGCCGTCCTCATTGGGAGTGAAAATATCGGGAACGTGTAGCCGGGAAGTTTCTTCGGGAGGATTGGCACAGGCATTCACTTCCAGAAGTGAAATCACTTCGAATGGCTCCGGCTGGACGAAACACGAGCGATCGAAATCGACTTTAAGCCCAACGTGGATGGTGTAAGCGGCGCCTCTGTCTTCGGTGGCGAGCATGAGCTGCGCCGATGATTCCGACTGCTCCGCTCCGTCGACTACCCATTTGAAAATTCCTCCTGGCCGGTCGGAAACTGCATTCAATGCAACCGTATTTCCGCCGCATATCGGCTTATTGTCTCTCAGGATTCCTCCTTTAACGGGTTCCTGCTGAACTTCCGGCCCCTGATAAAGGGCAGCGATTTCTTCTTCGTTGAGCGGACGGTTGTACAAGTGAATATCGTCTATCCGCGCATGTGCCGCTTGTCCTTCATTGTTGCGTGCGCCGATCGTAGCGCGGACGACGCCTGTGCCGTAAAAAGCCTTCTGGCCGTTCACGCTATTGGAACAAACCATCCGGCCATTGATATAAAAGAGGTAATCCGTCTCAGTTTTGACCAAAACCAAGTGGTACCACTTGCCTATCGGTTCAATCGAGGCGCCGGAGCAAAGTACATTGTTGGCAACGCCGAGGTAGGAGCCATGTGAAAAGCCGGTATGCCTGGAATCGGAATAATGATCGCCAAACAGAATGTGCTGGTCGCCGAAGCTGCTGCCGACGGAAAAGAGGAACAATGCGGTGGACGGTGCCGGAATTACGTCTGGATTTACCCAGATAGAATAGGTGAATGTGTTGATTTGTAAGTCTTTCGGGCTGATCTCGATCACGTCATCGATCCCGTCGAACTGGTAGGCAGCGTCGGGATTGCCAAAACGGTCGGTGGCGAGCTGCGCGCCGCGGACGGTGCCGTCGTTGCCCATCGGGCTGAAATCCCTGGCGTTCCCGGAAAACGGATAGCAACCGATCAGGCCGCGGTTCAGATCGACCTCTCCGTGTACGGAAATGGCGGCGCAAACCGTCAGAAACATGGTCAGGATTCCGCGCAATAGGTTCATAACAATAGCAAGGTCGTCAAATAGGGAGGAATGCGGACGCCGCAGGGTGCGTCCAATCAGACGGAAATTTAATGGGAATTTAGCGGTTACAAAAATGTTACAGCAAAGCCTTGTAAATAATCTTCACACACTCCCGCCCGCCGATATTCTTTTTAAACCTGGCAAGCGATGGCTTATGATTTCCGTGGTGATCGAGCGAAATCCCGAGGTCTAGGATATCTATACCATTGCACCGGCAGTAGTCATATGCGGCTTCGAAGAGCGGCAACGACGGGCTTAGTGACCGCAGTTCTTCAAGGTACGCCGAAACGAAAGTGTAAAGGATCTTATCGCTCACTTTTACAGCAATCAGGACGGCTTTGGGCGCAGTGCCCTGCCAGGCGCTGAATACGAGCATGTCCGCAGCCAAATGGTGCGCAAGATCAATCAGCCGCTCCGCTGATAAGGATAGCTGGTAGTGGTGCTGGGCGAAGCAGCGGGAAAGAAGCTGCGCGAGTTCGGGGCGGAAAATGCCCTGGTCGACGGTGACGAGCAGTCCGCTTTTTTTGCCTTTTGATAAACGGCGCCGCTCCGGTGGCTCAATTATTTGCATAAAAGCCTCACCTGCAATAGGAATAT includes:
- a CDS encoding polysaccharide biosynthesis C-terminal domain-containing protein; this encodes MYVSTKFLSVEQLALTRLLFENSLLFAAFAHLGTPFIADKFFGNFRDDEEGHNGILPFLLTVPFIGGILFAILYLLCADWIREYYSTNSPLLIQYHILVIPLTFFWMYMAVLESYCRNNARIAVPNFIREVFLRLGNMLLILIFGFGWISFDLMLYLTIASYGLSVFTLAIYIKHLGRWYWRMPNRNILTRGLMRNMLAYGSFTLLGGIGVNLMLFIDRSMLAGERGLIQTGIFIIAAYIAGVIEIPKKAISQISIPLLSTSLTKGDFEHVRLINRKSALNQLIAGGLFFLLIWSSIDEIFYLIPKGETYREGKLVVLFLAMVKVFDTATGLNTEIILYSRFFKFATYFIIGSAILGFFLNVWLIPIYGFIGAALATMLTTLIYSLVRLFFVWRKFQVQPFTIGTLKVTLVLALLYLTTFLEPEYTFTKWSAMMAIAVRSAVFCLAYAILILKLRVSEEIEGIFNNLKARFL
- a CDS encoding FkbM family methyltransferase, which codes for MKLKTIKTILSHPLNQNKKISALLTFFTRGVVIRLHRHPIVYPFVENTSLVVEKGMSSAELQVYTGLYDLYEMFFLMHYLRPEDTFVDVGANVGVYTVLAAGVAGSQAIAFEPIPSTYSKLSRNVAYNGLQDRAELLNMGVGDKEEVLVFSNSLDAVNHVISSGEDFHGDTTEVAVNSLDRLLAQKHVNFLKIDVEGFEANVINGAPEVLARPELRVIIMETNGLSDQYEFGQNYLHDKLLSLGFAPYSYDPFKRKLEKLATTNPQNTIYLKDIEFVKSRIQMGRKISFRKQLI
- a CDS encoding LamG-like jellyroll fold domain-containing protein, yielding MNLLRGILTMFLTVCAAISVHGEVDLNRGLIGCYPFSGNARDFSPMGNDGTVRGAQLATDRFGNPDAAYQFDGIDDVIEISPKDLQINTFTYSIWVNPDVIPAPSTALFLFSVGSSFGDQHILFGDHYSDSRHTGFSHGSYLGVANNVLCSGASIEPIGKWYHLVLVKTETDYLFYINGRMVCSNSVNGQKAFYGTGVVRATIGARNNEGQAAHARIDDIHLYNRPLNEEEIAALYQGPEVQQEPVKGGILRDNKPICGGNTVALNAVSDRPGGIFKWVVDGAEQSESSAQLMLATEDRGAAYTIHVGLKVDFDRSCFVQPEPFEVISLLEVNACANPPEETSRLHVPDIFTPNEDGKNDSWKIYNTDSIKDFRLMVFNRWGEVIYASKSGGHEWDGTYRGKVVPSGSYAFRILSGEKLIQKGSVMVVY
- a CDS encoding GNAT family N-acetyltransferase; this translates as MRPVSNNFTHTSLSSWTDGDSRVDVFPAPHAPFSATVPWLFFHRENLLFQSSDVIYSFILTSKESAVILAVFHCLSGVHEWISPPSAPFGGVLPLQPCSEARLAFLLRCAREWIAQQGGQSIVIKTAPACYAPTDHETCHHSYVSAGFFPNHTYSNHYIPIAGEAFMQIIEPPERRRLSKGKKSGLLVTVDQGIFRPELAQLLSRCFAQHHYQLSLSAERLIDLAHHLAADMLVFSAWQGTAPKAVLIAVKVSDKILYTFVSAYLEELRSLSPSLPLFEAAYDYCRCNGIDILDLGISLDHHGNHKPSLARFKKNIGGRECVKIIYKALL